In Caldicellulosiruptor obsidiansis OB47, a single window of DNA contains:
- a CDS encoding Yip1 family protein encodes MIKCPYCNRELQEGEVCSCQTNQTMVSQTNGNEVTSGEVLNNTQNAAKVSKDVKSENIEQTVNTAEEKKKESTNTSTLNDVINSAVRYCYLTIKFAWAFLKNPFVFISRVIQNNDYKAGILFAFLTFIFVSIQNLVLAGRGIKLVEDFIGISDLLNSYSLFKTFLYNFIGLFLLYLLYCGIVKLTFVILKENIDFKAVLGGIGVSLIPLGWVAIVNLILQFISVWLVVLLCIFGFLMNVILNFWSVKVLLKDKETKALYITVGAYIVCIILLAVIVLAMGNGIASASGGNVISIGSDNIIGTWSDDKDTIIFYPNGTFKAHYYWIGGAWEIEGNKLYLTGTLTGKEGYYFRIESNKLILEPIPGSGRAEYEFYRVR; translated from the coding sequence ATGATAAAATGTCCGTATTGTAATAGAGAACTTCAAGAAGGTGAGGTTTGTAGTTGTCAAACAAATCAAACGATGGTGAGTCAAACAAATGGCAATGAAGTTACAAGTGGTGAAGTATTGAATAATACTCAAAATGCTGCAAAAGTTAGTAAGGATGTTAAAAGCGAAAATATTGAGCAGACTGTGAATACCGCTGAAGAAAAGAAAAAGGAATCTACTAATACTTCAACCCTAAATGATGTAATTAACTCAGCAGTTCGATATTGTTATCTTACAATAAAATTTGCTTGGGCATTTTTAAAAAATCCCTTCGTTTTTATTTCAAGGGTAATACAGAACAATGACTATAAAGCAGGCATTTTGTTTGCTTTTCTTACTTTTATATTTGTTTCTATTCAAAATCTTGTTTTAGCGGGGAGAGGTATAAAGTTAGTTGAAGATTTTATTGGGATATCCGACCTTTTAAATTCGTATTCATTGTTTAAAACATTTCTTTATAATTTTATAGGTTTGTTTCTTTTATACCTTTTGTATTGCGGCATTGTTAAATTGACATTTGTGATATTAAAAGAAAATATTGATTTTAAGGCTGTATTAGGAGGAATAGGGGTAAGTTTAATTCCTCTTGGATGGGTAGCTATTGTGAATTTAATTTTGCAGTTTATAAGTGTTTGGTTAGTTGTATTATTATGCATATTTGGTTTTCTTATGAATGTTATATTAAATTTTTGGTCTGTTAAGGTTTTACTGAAAGATAAAGAAACTAAGGCACTTTATATTACAGTAGGAGCGTATATTGTGTGTATTATTTTATTAGCAGTGATTGTATTGGCGATGGGCAATGGGATAGCAAGTGCAAGTGGGGGAAATGTTATTAGTATAGGTTCCGATAATATTATTGGAACTTGGTCGGATGATAAAGATACCATCATATTTTATCCAAATGGTACATTTAAAGCCCACTACTATTGGATAGGTGGTGCGTGGGAGATAGAGGGGAATAAATTATATCTTACAGGCACATTGACTGGAAAAGAAGGATATTATTTCAGAATTGAGAGTAACAAATTAATATTAGAACCTATCCCAGGTTCTGGAAGGGCAGAATATGAATTTTATAGAGTTAGATAA
- a CDS encoding PdaC/SigV domain-containing protein, with translation MKKINTFTICIFIFLLLSISGCSVLKTKNESVSRVNTSVKQKTDQAIMYSNKNKPTNKPTWDVVFERIYQNTEKYEIDVFIPKIIGNGLKQEVYEKINSVLKKYAEQQIEDIKKISAGSEGDSGLYPYTLYIKYEWDKSVEPYVSFLFEEYSYTGGAHGLTQIEGFTFDLRTGNSIKLVNYLNNDQQKLIKNYINFARALCNDLDDPPYGVFSAQDNQKAFDEDLFEDMVFKNNGLLICFEPYKIASYARGVVRFWFDLKELKNKEVNTEFDLSNYGIIKKLLSMNLSEIRKEFGLPVEIYSYEGGLLYKTKSGLLFSFDFNSVERLEDMTKAYVNSFSAGDNIKLFGISLKGSLSDLDKKLENIKELKKLVKELMKSGAAILYYMNSVKL, from the coding sequence ATGAAAAAGATCAACACGTTTACAATTTGTATATTTATTTTTTTGTTATTGTCAATCAGTGGATGTTCGGTATTAAAAACAAAAAATGAAAGTGTTAGCAGGGTTAATACTTCGGTTAAGCAAAAAACTGATCAAGCTATTATGTATTCAAACAAAAATAAACCTACTAATAAACCCACGTGGGATGTTGTATTTGAAAGAATATATCAAAATACAGAAAAGTATGAAATAGATGTATTTATACCTAAAATCATTGGTAATGGATTGAAACAAGAAGTTTATGAGAAAATAAATTCTGTTCTTAAAAAATATGCTGAACAACAAATCGAAGATATAAAAAAGATATCTGCTGGGTCAGAAGGTGACTCAGGTTTGTATCCATATACCCTTTATATCAAATATGAATGGGACAAAAGTGTTGAACCTTATGTTTCTTTTTTATTCGAAGAATACTCATATACGGGTGGAGCACATGGTTTGACTCAAATCGAAGGTTTTACCTTTGATCTAAGAACAGGTAACAGTATAAAACTTGTAAACTATTTGAATAATGATCAACAAAAATTAATAAAGAATTATATAAACTTTGCAAGAGCTTTATGTAATGATTTAGATGATCCACCATATGGAGTGTTTAGTGCTCAGGACAATCAGAAAGCCTTTGATGAAGACTTGTTTGAAGATATGGTATTCAAAAATAATGGTCTTTTAATTTGTTTTGAACCATATAAGATTGCATCATATGCAAGAGGAGTAGTAAGATTTTGGTTTGATTTGAAGGAGCTAAAGAACAAGGAAGTAAATACAGAATTTGATTTAAGTAATTATGGCATAATAAAAAAGTTGTTAAGTATGAACTTAAGCGAAATAAGAAAAGAATTTGGTTTACCAGTAGAGATCTATTCTTATGAGGGAGGATTATTATATAAAACTAAAAGTGGGCTTTTATTTAGCTTTGATTTTAATTCGGTAGAAAGATTAGAAGATATGACTAAAGCATATGTTAATAGTTTTAGTGCTGGAGATAATATAAAACTTTTTGGCATTTCCTTGAAAGGTTCTCTCTCAGATTTAGATAAAAAATTAGAAAATATAAAAGAATTAAAAAAATTAGTGAAGGAATTGATGAAGAGTGGGGCAGCTATTTTGTATTATATGAACTCGGTGAAGCTATAG
- the typA gene encoding translational GTPase TypA — translation MLTQRTDIRNVAIIAHVDHGKTTLVDAMLKQSGVFRENQVVEERILDSNQLEREKGITIMAKNTAIMYKGIKINIIDTPGHADFGSEVERSLVMADGVLLIVDAYEGPMPQTKFVLRKALQLKLKPIVVINKIDRPFARPYEVLDKVLDLFIELGADEDQLDFPYVFASAKEGIAKFDLEDESHNLEPLFEMIINNIPAPTGEIDGPFQMIVTSIDYDNYIGRIAIGKVVRGKVKLNQQVAVCTKQDGVLQKTRVTKLYKFEDLKRVECSEAKLGDIVAIAGIDGINIGQTVADAENPEALEFVKIDEPTISMIFSTNDSPFAGKEGDYVTSRHLRERLFKELEKNVGLKVEETDSPDAFKVSGRGELHLAILIETMRREGYEFQVSKPQVITKIIDGEVYEPYEYLIVDVPEEFMGTVMEKLGPRRAQLQNMTILNDGFMRLEFIIPARGLIGFRSEFLTDTKGNGVMNHVFYDYMPYAGYIPERNRGALIAFETGEAVTYGLYNAQERGRLFIGPGTEVYEGMIVGESSRPEDIVVNVCKKKHLTNMRSATADEALRLIPPVQLSLEECIEFLAEDELLEVTPKNLRLRKKILNHEMRKKVEARVKKEEKEPVY, via the coding sequence ATGCTAACCCAAAGAACTGACATCCGAAACGTTGCTATAATTGCCCATGTTGACCATGGAAAAACAACTTTAGTTGATGCAATGCTAAAACAAAGTGGAGTGTTTCGCGAAAATCAAGTGGTTGAAGAGAGAATATTAGATTCGAACCAGCTGGAAAGAGAAAAAGGAATTACCATAATGGCAAAGAATACTGCCATTATGTACAAAGGCATAAAGATAAATATAATAGACACACCGGGGCATGCAGATTTTGGAAGCGAAGTTGAAAGATCGCTTGTAATGGCTGATGGTGTACTTTTGATTGTGGATGCTTATGAAGGTCCAATGCCACAGACAAAGTTTGTTTTAAGGAAAGCTTTGCAGCTTAAACTCAAGCCAATTGTTGTTATAAATAAAATTGACAGGCCTTTTGCTCGGCCTTATGAGGTTTTGGACAAGGTCTTAGACCTGTTTATTGAGCTTGGAGCAGACGAAGACCAGCTTGATTTTCCATATGTATTTGCATCAGCAAAGGAAGGTATTGCCAAGTTTGATTTAGAAGATGAAAGTCACAATTTAGAGCCACTTTTTGAGATGATTATAAACAATATTCCAGCACCAACAGGTGAAATTGATGGGCCTTTCCAGATGATTGTAACTTCAATTGACTATGACAATTACATTGGTAGAATTGCTATTGGAAAGGTTGTAAGAGGAAAAGTAAAACTCAATCAGCAGGTTGCAGTTTGCACAAAACAAGATGGAGTTTTGCAAAAGACAAGGGTTACAAAGCTGTATAAGTTTGAAGATTTAAAAAGGGTAGAATGTAGCGAGGCAAAGCTTGGTGATATTGTTGCGATTGCTGGAATAGATGGTATTAACATTGGTCAGACTGTTGCAGACGCGGAGAATCCAGAGGCTTTGGAGTTTGTCAAGATTGATGAGCCAACAATCTCCATGATATTTTCAACAAACGACTCACCTTTTGCAGGAAAAGAAGGTGATTATGTAACATCGAGGCATCTGCGAGAGCGTCTTTTTAAGGAGCTTGAGAAAAATGTTGGACTTAAAGTTGAGGAGACAGACTCACCGGATGCATTTAAGGTCTCAGGAAGAGGAGAACTTCATTTGGCAATATTGATTGAAACCATGCGTAGAGAGGGTTATGAGTTTCAGGTTTCAAAACCGCAGGTTATAACAAAGATAATAGATGGTGAAGTTTATGAGCCATATGAATATTTGATAGTAGATGTACCAGAAGAATTTATGGGCACTGTCATGGAAAAATTGGGCCCGCGAAGGGCACAGCTTCAAAATATGACCATTTTAAATGACGGATTTATGCGTCTTGAATTTATTATTCCTGCCAGAGGACTTATAGGTTTTAGATCAGAGTTTTTGACAGATACAAAAGGCAATGGCGTTATGAATCATGTGTTTTATGATTACATGCCATATGCTGGTTATATTCCGGAGAGGAACAGAGGTGCTTTAATAGCTTTTGAAACTGGAGAGGCTGTAACATATGGTCTTTACAATGCCCAGGAGAGAGGAAGACTTTTTATAGGTCCTGGAACTGAAGTATATGAAGGTATGATTGTTGGTGAAAGCTCACGTCCAGAAGATATTGTTGTAAACGTTTGTAAGAAAAAACATCTTACAAACATGCGTTCGGCGACGGCAGATGAAGCTTTGCGTTTGATTCCACCAGTTCAGCTCTCCCTTGAAGAGTGTATAGAATTTTTAGCAGAGGATGAGCTTTTGGAAGTGACACCAAAGAATTTAAGGCTCAGGAAAAAGATTTTAAATCATGAGATGAGAAAGAAGGTAGAGGCAAGAGTGAAGAAAGAAGAAAAGGAGCCTGTTTATTGA
- a CDS encoding NPCBM/NEW2 domain-containing protein — translation MKKHISVFIILFAVIFCFVAVASSPTNYKTMYEKLLKDYNSLKTQYDKLKKENADLQAKVNELSKKAGTSPVYEYQRDIILNGVTLKYKVPFINYKGMRFVHLDSILYCFFNKNIAPWKINDNQKALIIGPDLGPNGGIFLTDLPLSAYKSVRNSWGDQGRYGINQDVVTLLGKTYRKNIWWDAYQYSYWQSDDNRRLTFVQYILNGDYKKLKMTLGLDDDSEVGASGKFTIYLDGEKRYEIEIAKGEKGKDVSLDVVGCNTLKIEFFANPANYNCMIYPFVGDAVLYK, via the coding sequence ATGAAAAAGCACATTTCAGTATTTATAATCCTATTTGCTGTCATTTTTTGTTTTGTTGCAGTTGCGTCATCTCCAACAAATTATAAGACTATGTACGAAAAACTTTTGAAAGATTACAACTCTCTAAAAACTCAATATGACAAGTTAAAAAAAGAAAATGCTGATCTTCAAGCAAAGGTGAATGAACTTAGCAAAAAGGCAGGAACAAGCCCAGTTTATGAGTATCAAAGAGATATTATCCTAAATGGGGTAACACTTAAATACAAAGTTCCATTTATAAACTATAAAGGGATGAGGTTTGTCCACCTTGACTCAATTTTATATTGCTTCTTTAATAAAAACATAGCTCCTTGGAAAATTAATGATAATCAAAAAGCATTAATTATAGGTCCCGATTTGGGTCCAAATGGGGGTATATTCCTTACTGATTTGCCGTTGAGTGCCTATAAATCTGTTAGAAATTCTTGGGGCGATCAGGGTCGTTATGGTATAAATCAAGATGTGGTCACATTGCTTGGAAAAACATATCGTAAAAATATTTGGTGGGATGCTTACCAATATTCATATTGGCAGTCAGATGATAATAGACGACTTACTTTTGTTCAGTATATATTAAACGGCGATTACAAAAAACTGAAAATGACTTTGGGTTTAGATGATGATTCTGAAGTAGGAGCAAGTGGCAAATTTACTATCTATTTAGATGGAGAAAAAAGATATGAGATAGAAATTGCAAAAGGTGAAAAAGGAAAAGATGTCTCTTTAGATGTAGTTGGCTGTAATACATTAAAGATTGAATTTTTTGCAAATCCAGCTAATTATAATTGTATGATTTACCCTTTTGTAGGTGATGCAGTATTGTACAAATAA
- a CDS encoding zinc ribbon domain-containing protein — MLYCPKCGATIEKGQKVCSQCGESLESKILSNLQRTKREFFLEKYFEGQTEEFKVPSIKFKFDRKLLPWFYGIIGFLVFLILFIAIGKSIYSPQRLVDEFKEAVKNKDTRKLSKVLVHETGEQISQDNLKAFLELCQTKPEYIDGVFKALDEAIQSISNSSSNEKNKSLTDTLSDLFSTQDYSNDFLLKLTGKGLIFFTKYKIAAKNYFLKVKCDTKDAKIFLNGKNIASVSDPSQEISIGPLIAGIYKIKAEYKGPYCTLEKIDEEKIYSTDFSNYNQYTAELYLYPRYVEVNSDFEDAEIILNGKPTGVLVKDASEFGPVSDESEFSAKIKLPWGEVRTTSVKLGSWSNSITIPNTLSNDDTNNSTFEKVASVINDFEKSYRTAMIAQAPNKFLHISDELKQIFTSRIEDLKANNQKFTGKVTKTEFNLGTLKLFKNEDGKITLKITAKIYYKDAIYSQDETPPQDIPEKETAQVYTLVWDENAKNFIIVGIEAPWFYDWPEDGKIKEYKLDEGSV; from the coding sequence ATGCTTTATTGTCCCAAGTGTGGTGCTACAATTGAAAAGGGGCAGAAAGTATGTAGTCAGTGTGGAGAAAGCTTAGAGTCAAAGATTTTGAGTAATTTGCAAAGGACAAAGAGAGAGTTCTTCTTAGAAAAATACTTTGAGGGACAAACAGAAGAATTTAAAGTTCCAAGCATAAAATTTAAATTTGACAGAAAACTTTTGCCGTGGTTTTACGGAATTATAGGTTTCCTGGTGTTTTTAATATTGTTTATAGCGATTGGAAAGTCAATATATTCTCCCCAAAGGCTTGTGGATGAATTCAAGGAAGCTGTTAAAAATAAAGATACAAGAAAGCTTTCCAAAGTACTTGTTCATGAAACAGGTGAACAAATTTCACAAGACAATCTAAAAGCTTTCTTAGAATTGTGTCAGACAAAGCCTGAATACATAGACGGTGTTTTCAAAGCATTAGATGAAGCAATTCAATCAATTTCAAATTCATCCTCAAATGAAAAGAATAAATCTCTAACCGATACTTTATCTGATCTTTTCTCAACTCAAGATTATTCTAATGATTTTCTCTTAAAACTTACAGGCAAGGGCTTGATTTTCTTCACGAAATATAAGATTGCAGCAAAAAATTACTTTTTAAAGGTAAAGTGTGACACTAAGGATGCAAAAATATTCTTGAATGGTAAAAACATTGCTTCAGTTTCAGACCCATCTCAGGAAATTTCAATAGGTCCATTGATTGCTGGTATATACAAGATTAAAGCAGAATACAAAGGTCCGTATTGTACATTAGAGAAGATTGATGAAGAAAAAATTTACAGTACAGATTTTAGTAACTATAACCAATACACTGCTGAACTGTATCTTTATCCTCGCTACGTAGAGGTAAACTCAGATTTTGAGGATGCTGAGATAATTTTGAATGGTAAGCCAACCGGTGTTTTGGTAAAAGATGCGTCTGAATTTGGACCTGTAAGTGACGAAAGTGAGTTTAGTGCAAAAATAAAACTTCCATGGGGTGAAGTGAGAACAACTTCTGTAAAACTTGGCAGCTGGTCAAATAGCATTACAATTCCAAATACACTTTCAAACGATGATACTAATAATTCGACATTCGAAAAGGTTGCTTCTGTTATAAATGATTTTGAAAAGTCTTACAGAACTGCTATGATAGCTCAGGCTCCGAATAAGTTTTTGCATATTTCTGATGAATTAAAACAAATTTTTACCAGCAGAATTGAAGATTTAAAAGCTAATAACCAAAAGTTTACAGGTAAAGTAACAAAAACAGAGTTCAACTTGGGAACGTTAAAATTGTTTAAAAACGAAGATGGAAAAATTACATTAAAAATTACTGCAAAAATTTACTACAAAGATGCAATATATTCCCAAGACGAGACTCCACCACAAGATATTCCTGAAAAAGAAACTGCACAGGTTTACACGCTTGTATGGGATGAAAATGCAAAGAACTTTATTATTGTCGGAATAGAGGCTCCCTGGTTTTATGACTGGCCAGAAGATGGCAAGATTAAAGAATACAAATTAGATGAAGGGAGTGTGTGA
- a CDS encoding L,D-transpeptidase, whose product MKKNPLNFSKNTYSKLIVLMLCCLFTISNSTISLCAVSKVKYMTAEEFVQKVFVDLKIINHSQDSWNKAKLLKVLPANLKKNSVITKAQAAYILWSTIQNAESLKQRLLPVQTNILSCWEYYKQTGKGFITKNTPTEIALLHYNFVVVEKIYKDGYKKYVLVWNPYTKVRSQDDYVKLVRDFINKNPQKHKVELKENPKTLSVDYIKKVFPIVGKLNNLPPTILNKVYQSVYQNTYQDIENIVLNQLYTVNEQVYCYFSEDKILKVAKIQNFKTSFLGKEYNVNVKTDPRWNKYVEDYIMSLKRDFPVNHERFKYIVADIYLTPVDFQESILRLLDLGLLIPEINPYDQRFYIYPNKKLSSTEVNEIINRISKNENLSFDEFKVDNTFFRIDNLRFLKMLKSLPLKTQSKLKFTSNLFGIDEFGIYIIVEGTKYYLAETLPKNGNMFYYIKPYITYAKTKLQYKDLIPKDQIIEVLSEVDGIYLVKYRNSELWVPSRYLTILPQRKVFLNPLTKEEVEKFVNSQLKNEKSNYFIWVDLWRLSIYLLKKENNEYFLIKTIDCSAGAEYTPTLRGYFKSKAKVYKFYNEHYRAGAMYALVYSGNYMIHSVITNREGKIVDNSIIKRNSHGCIRVPMNDAKYIYDHVPVGSVVWVN is encoded by the coding sequence ATGAAAAAAAATCCATTAAACTTTAGCAAAAACACTTACTCAAAATTAATTGTCCTCATGCTCTGCTGTTTGTTTACAATATCTAACTCAACCATTTCACTATGTGCTGTATCAAAAGTAAAATATATGACTGCAGAAGAATTTGTTCAAAAGGTTTTTGTAGATCTCAAGATAATTAATCATTCACAAGATTCCTGGAACAAAGCAAAATTATTAAAAGTTCTTCCTGCAAACTTGAAAAAAAACTCTGTTATCACGAAAGCTCAAGCTGCATATATTCTGTGGAGCACAATACAAAATGCAGAGTCTCTAAAACAGAGATTATTACCAGTTCAAACTAACATATTATCCTGTTGGGAATATTACAAACAAACAGGAAAAGGATTTATAACAAAAAACACTCCAACCGAAATAGCACTTTTGCATTATAACTTCGTGGTAGTAGAAAAAATATATAAAGATGGTTATAAAAAATATGTTCTTGTATGGAATCCATATACCAAAGTACGATCACAAGATGATTATGTGAAATTAGTAAGAGATTTCATAAATAAAAATCCACAAAAGCACAAGGTTGAGCTCAAGGAAAATCCAAAAACTTTATCAGTAGATTACATAAAAAAAGTATTTCCAATCGTTGGTAAATTAAATAATCTTCCTCCAACAATTTTAAATAAAGTGTATCAAAGTGTATACCAAAATACATATCAGGATATTGAGAATATTGTGTTAAACCAACTTTATACTGTCAATGAGCAAGTTTACTGTTATTTTTCAGAAGACAAAATCCTTAAGGTTGCTAAAATTCAGAATTTCAAAACTTCATTCTTAGGAAAAGAATACAATGTAAATGTAAAAACAGACCCTCGATGGAACAAATACGTTGAAGATTACATTATGTCATTAAAAAGAGACTTTCCTGTTAATCACGAAAGATTTAAATACATTGTCGCCGATATATATCTCACCCCTGTAGACTTTCAAGAATCTATTCTCCGTTTATTAGATTTGGGATTATTAATACCTGAAATCAATCCTTATGACCAACGTTTTTATATCTATCCAAATAAAAAACTTTCAAGCACAGAAGTAAACGAAATTATTAATAGAATATCAAAAAACGAAAACTTATCTTTTGACGAATTTAAAGTAGACAACACATTTTTCAGAATTGACAACCTTAGATTTTTAAAAATGCTCAAAAGCCTTCCATTAAAAACTCAAAGCAAATTGAAGTTTACATCAAATCTATTTGGTATTGATGAATTTGGAATTTATATAATTGTTGAAGGAACAAAATATTATCTTGCTGAAACCCTCCCCAAGAATGGGAATATGTTTTACTATATAAAACCTTATATTACCTATGCAAAAACAAAACTGCAGTACAAAGATCTCATCCCAAAAGATCAGATAATTGAAGTATTAAGCGAAGTAGATGGTATCTATCTTGTAAAATATAGAAATTCTGAATTATGGGTACCCTCAAGATATTTGACCATTTTACCGCAAAGAAAAGTTTTTCTTAACCCACTAACAAAAGAGGAAGTTGAAAAATTTGTAAATTCACAACTAAAAAATGAAAAATCAAATTATTTTATATGGGTTGACTTGTGGAGATTATCAATTTATCTGTTGAAAAAAGAAAATAATGAATATTTTCTTATCAAAACAATTGATTGCTCTGCAGGAGCTGAATATACCCCTACATTGAGAGGTTATTTCAAAAGCAAAGCCAAAGTTTATAAATTTTATAATGAACACTATAGAGCAGGAGCAATGTATGCATTGGTGTATTCTGGTAATTATATGATACATTCTGTTATAACAAACCGGGAAGGTAAAATCGTCGATAACTCCATAATAAAAAGAAATAGCCACGGCTGCATCAGAGTCCCTATGAACGATGCTAAATACATTTACGATCATGTACCAGTCGGAAGTGTAGTGTGGGTGAATTGA
- a CDS encoding ISNCY family transposase yields the protein MSKIIKAQNEKFLKLLCIIKKIAETTVQRRKNSKRGRPRKFSLFQIIACLVYKVKRGIASFRELEYRINQDTEFKKSIGLEKSPDYSYIAKLAAKIEEDLLQAIRDVLIAEINPDVSITIVDSTPLRSSKQDKEAKIGIHVTIGFYKGYKLHLLCTGKEEVIPLFWILTTANKHDSTQEELLYRAWNYNSKILLADAGYDCNRWFDIANRLEIKFVAGVNRRNMRNEENVKNRFRAENIKFLGTEEGKKLYKLRMKIEKLFSKLKGEYNLENIRLRGFKSYKRHTDWILITFLFEQFLRKLEGKKFSFAYEWNQ from the coding sequence ATGTCTAAAATTATTAAAGCACAAAATGAAAAATTTTTAAAGCTCCTTTGCATAATAAAAAAGATTGCAGAAACTACAGTCCAAAGAAGGAAAAACAGTAAAAGAGGCAGACCAAGGAAATTTAGTTTGTTTCAAATAATAGCTTGTTTAGTTTACAAGGTCAAAAGAGGAATAGCAAGTTTTAGGGAATTAGAATACAGAATAAATCAAGATACAGAGTTCAAAAAGAGCATAGGATTAGAAAAAAGTCCAGATTATTCATACATAGCAAAATTAGCAGCAAAAATAGAAGAGGATTTATTGCAAGCTATCCGAGACGTGTTAATAGCAGAAATTAATCCAGATGTATCCATAACAATAGTAGATTCAACACCTTTGAGAAGTTCAAAGCAAGACAAAGAAGCAAAGATAGGAATACATGTTACTATAGGTTTTTACAAAGGATATAAATTACATCTTTTGTGTACAGGGAAAGAAGAAGTGATTCCACTTTTCTGGATTTTAACTACAGCAAACAAACATGACTCTACTCAAGAAGAACTTTTGTACAGGGCATGGAATTACAATTCGAAGATATTATTAGCGGATGCAGGATATGACTGTAACAGATGGTTTGATATTGCAAATAGACTTGAAATAAAATTTGTAGCAGGGGTAAATAGAAGGAATATGAGAAATGAGGAAAACGTAAAAAATAGATTTAGGGCAGAGAATATAAAATTTTTAGGTACAGAAGAAGGTAAGAAGTTATATAAACTCAGGATGAAAATAGAAAAACTTTTTAGCAAGTTGAAAGGTGAGTATAACCTTGAGAATATTAGGTTAAGAGGATTTAAAAGTTACAAAAGGCATACCGATTGGATACTAATTACTTTTTTGTTTGAACAGTTTCTCAGAAAATTAGAAGGCAAAAAATTTTCTTTTGCTTATGAATGGAATCAATAA
- the mltG gene encoding endolytic transglycosylase MltG, translating to MKRFWQKRFINAILLIFVLTFSLVCVYLKLQNEKVIETVVEIPQNTSTKDVAMILKKNGIIKNPYFFMFYVKLNNYKIAAGKYKLSSDMTYKQLCKTLEKGFIPKTAVRVTIPEGYTVRQIAKKLQSLGLIDENKFLETVNSYNFNFKYKYTSKEVKYKLEGFLFPDTYEVYPGTSEKDIIKMMLNRFLEVYESIKDKKTTDLDDVQTVILASIVEKEAKKDSERGVIAGVFLNRLKRNTKLESCATVEYLLPVHKEVLSLQDVRIESPYNTYLKKGLPPSAICSPGKKSLLAALAPAKTDYLFFVAKKDGSHIFSKTFEDHLKAQKQIEEGKK from the coding sequence GTGAAAAGATTTTGGCAAAAGAGATTTATTAATGCTATATTACTCATCTTTGTTTTAACTTTTTCGCTTGTTTGTGTATATTTAAAACTTCAAAATGAGAAAGTGATTGAAACTGTTGTAGAAATTCCTCAAAATACATCCACAAAAGATGTTGCTATGATTTTGAAGAAAAATGGGATTATAAAAAACCCTTACTTTTTCATGTTTTATGTTAAACTCAATAACTATAAAATAGCAGCAGGAAAATACAAACTTTCGTCTGATATGACATATAAGCAGTTGTGCAAAACTCTTGAAAAAGGTTTTATTCCAAAGACTGCTGTTAGGGTTACTATTCCAGAAGGATATACAGTACGGCAGATTGCTAAAAAACTGCAAAGTCTTGGACTTATAGATGAAAATAAGTTTTTGGAAACTGTGAATAGTTATAACTTTAATTTTAAGTATAAATACACTTCAAAAGAGGTAAAGTACAAGCTTGAAGGATTTTTGTTCCCCGATACATATGAAGTATATCCCGGCACTTCTGAAAAGGATATTATAAAGATGATGCTAAATAGATTTTTAGAAGTGTATGAAAGTATAAAGGATAAAAAGACCACAGATTTAGATGATGTTCAGACAGTTATACTTGCTTCAATTGTTGAAAAAGAGGCAAAAAAAGACAGTGAAAGGGGAGTCATTGCTGGGGTTTTCTTAAACAGGCTAAAAAGAAATACAAAGCTAGAAAGCTGTGCGACAGTAGAATACTTATTGCCTGTTCACAAAGAGGTTCTTTCTTTGCAGGATGTGAGAATAGAATCTCCATATAATACATACCTGAAAAAAGGACTGCCACCTTCTGCTATCTGCAGTCCTGGTAAAAAAAGTCTTCTTGCAGCTTTAGCTCCTGCAAAAACAGATTATCTATTTTTTGTTGCTAAAAAAGATGGAAGTCATATATTTTCAAAGACATTTGAAGACCATTTGAAGGCTCAAAAACAAATAGAAGAAGGGAAAAAATAA